A single genomic interval of Daucus carota subsp. sativus chromosome 1, DH1 v3.0, whole genome shotgun sequence harbors:
- the LOC108205085 gene encoding protein C2-DOMAIN ABA-RELATED 11 produces the protein MEELSGQLLKVVVVRGKRLVIRDFKSSDPYVVLKLGNQTVKTKVINSCLNPVWNEELTLKLTEPAGVLNLEVYDKDRFKADDKMGHAHVSLQPFVSAARLRQILGVSTEGETLRKVIPDGDNCLAAESCINFKDGEVVQDVWLRLSGVESGEIELKIKCKNLHVRA, from the exons ATGGAGGAACTTTCGGGACAATTGTTGAAAGTGGTGGTTGTGCGAGGAAAAAGATTGGTGATTCGTGACTTTAAATCCAGTGATCCTTATGTTGTTCTTAAGCTGGGAAATCAG ACAGTAAAAACCAAGGTCATCAACAGCTGTCTAAATCCTGTGTGGAATGAGGAACTGACGCTTAAGCTCACAGAACCTGCTGGAGTTCTAAACTTG GAAGTATATGACAAAGATCGTTTCAAGGCTGATGACAAGATGGGGCATGCTCATGTTAGCCTCCAACCATTTGTGAGTGCTGCTCGACTGAGGCAGATACTAGGGGTTTCTACCGAAGGGGAGACTCTGAGAAAGGTCATCCCAGACGGTGACAATTGTCTAGCAGCTGAAAGCTGCATAAATTTTAAAGATGGCGAGGTTGTGCAGGATGTTTGGCTGAGGCTCTCTGGAGTCGAGTCTGGAGAGATCGAGCTGAAGATCAAGTGTAAAAATCTTCATGTTCGAGCATAG